From Spongiibacter tropicus DSM 19543, a single genomic window includes:
- the sul2 gene encoding sulfonamide-resistant dihydropteroate synthase Sul2, giving the protein MNKSLIIFGIVNITSDSFSDGGRYLAPDAAIAQARKLMAEGADVIDLGPASSNPDAAPVSSDTEIARIAPVLDALKADGIPVSLDSYQPATQAYALSRGVAYLNDIRGFPDAAFYPQLAKSSAKLVVMHSVQDGQADRREAPAGDIMDHIAAFFDARIAALTGAGIKRNRLVLDPGMGFFLGAAPETSLSVLARFDELRLRFDLPVLLSVSRKSFLRALTGRGPGDVGAATLAAELAAAAGGADFIRTHEPRPLRDGLAVLAALKETARIR; this is encoded by the coding sequence ATGAATAAATCGCTCATCATTTTCGGCATCGTCAACATAACCTCGGACAGTTTCTCCGATGGAGGCCGGTATCTGGCGCCAGACGCAGCCATTGCGCAGGCGCGTAAGCTGATGGCCGAGGGGGCAGATGTGATCGACCTCGGTCCGGCATCCAGCAATCCCGACGCCGCGCCTGTTTCGTCCGACACAGAAATCGCGCGTATCGCGCCGGTGCTGGACGCGCTCAAGGCAGATGGCATTCCCGTCTCGCTCGACAGTTATCAACCCGCGACGCAAGCCTATGCCTTGTCGCGTGGTGTGGCCTATCTCAATGATATTCGCGGTTTTCCAGACGCTGCGTTCTATCCGCAATTGGCGAAATCATCTGCCAAACTCGTCGTTATGCATTCGGTGCAAGACGGGCAGGCAGATCGGCGCGAGGCACCCGCTGGCGACATCATGGATCACATTGCGGCGTTCTTTGACGCGCGCATCGCGGCGCTGACGGGTGCCGGTATCAAACGCAACCGCCTTGTCCTTGATCCCGGCATGGGGTTTTTTCTGGGGGCTGCTCCCGAAACCTCGCTCTCGGTGCTGGCGCGGTTCGATGAATTGCGGCTGCGCTTCGATTTGCCGGTGCTTCTGTCTGTTTCGCGCAAATCCTTTCTGCGCGCGCTCACAGGCCGTGGTCCGGGGGATGTCGGGGCCGCGACACTCGCTGCAGAGCTTGCCGCCGCCGCAGGTGGAGCTGACTTCATCCGCACACACGAGCCGCGCCCCTTGCGCGACGGGCTGGCGGTATTGGCGGCGCTGAAAGAAACCGCAAGAATTCGTTAA
- a CDS encoding DUF1428 domain-containing protein gives MSYIDGFLLAVPEANKEKFIHHAETADPIFLEWGATRVLECWEDDVPDGKVTDFRRAVQVAEGEAVVFSWIEWPDKATRDAGMEKMMAAMDTDPRVNPESNPMPFDGMRLIFGGFTPVVTLEK, from the coding sequence ATGAGCTATATCGATGGATTTCTTTTGGCTGTTCCCGAGGCCAATAAAGAGAAATTTATTCACCACGCTGAAACCGCCGACCCCATTTTCTTGGAATGGGGCGCCACCCGTGTTCTCGAATGCTGGGAAGACGACGTGCCCGACGGCAAAGTTACTGACTTTCGGCGAGCGGTACAGGTAGCAGAGGGCGAGGCTGTCGTATTTTCCTGGATCGAATGGCCAGATAAAGCCACCCGCGATGCGGGGATGGAAAAAATGATGGCAGCGATGGATACCGACCCGCGCGTTAACCCGGAGAGCAACCCCATGCCTTTTGATGGTATGCGTCTGATTTTCGGTGGCTTTACACCGGTGGTCACACTCGAAAAATAG
- a CDS encoding YciI family protein: protein MKYLCLVYYDEKKMQQLSQQEWDKLNRECIACVDGLTQGGNFLDGAPLLSTDTATTLRMRDNKPLITDGPFAETKEQLAGFYMLEARDMNEAIRLAEKIPPARYGCVEIRPVRELLEQDNNR, encoded by the coding sequence ATGAAATACTTATGTTTAGTGTATTACGACGAAAAGAAAATGCAGCAGCTCTCCCAGCAGGAATGGGACAAGCTCAATCGCGAATGCATCGCGTGCGTTGACGGGCTGACCCAAGGCGGCAATTTTCTCGACGGCGCGCCACTGCTATCGACCGACACCGCAACCACCCTGCGCATGCGTGATAACAAGCCATTAATTACCGATGGCCCCTTCGCAGAGACGAAAGAACAACTGGCCGGATTTTATATGCTTGAAGCCAGGGATATGAATGAGGCCATACGCCTAGCGGAAAAGATTCCTCCCGCGCGCTACGGCTGCGTGGAAATCCGCCCAGTGCGAGAGTTACTCGAGCAGGACAACAATCGTTAA
- a CDS encoding universal stress protein, with protein MKNENKVLACVDQSRFAYYVADYAAWAARRMDAPLEFLHIIDPHPEQGSGEDLSGAIGVNAQEELLVKLSEEDEARARNAREQGRIFLNQLRERAIAASATLVDVRQRHGELEETLVEQAEGVRLLVLGRRGESADTTQRDLGRNVERVVRALNRPILTVTDDFHEPQRVMIAFDGGIVTRRGVEMVAGSPLFRGLPITLLMAGKERQDAPKQLDWAKTTLEAAGYEVTALLTPGDAETVIATAVKEQAIDMLIMGAFGHSPLRSLLFGSKTADLLRSSTIPTLLLR; from the coding sequence ATGAAAAACGAAAACAAAGTCTTGGCCTGCGTGGATCAATCCCGCTTTGCCTACTACGTGGCCGACTACGCCGCATGGGCGGCTCGACGCATGGACGCACCGCTGGAGTTCCTGCACATCATCGACCCCCATCCCGAGCAGGGATCGGGCGAAGACCTTAGCGGAGCCATCGGCGTCAACGCGCAAGAGGAACTGCTGGTCAAGTTGTCGGAAGAGGACGAGGCCCGTGCCAGAAATGCCCGCGAACAAGGTCGCATCTTCCTGAACCAACTGCGTGAGCGTGCCATCGCCGCCAGCGCTACATTGGTGGATGTTCGCCAGCGTCACGGCGAACTGGAAGAAACCTTGGTCGAGCAGGCCGAAGGCGTGCGCCTGTTGGTGCTAGGTCGCCGTGGAGAGTCCGCAGACACAACGCAACGGGATCTAGGGCGCAACGTGGAACGTGTCGTGCGGGCCTTGAACAGACCGATCCTGACTGTCACCGACGATTTTCACGAGCCGCAGCGCGTGATGATCGCCTTCGACGGTGGCATCGTCACCCGGCGCGGGGTGGAAATGGTCGCCGGCAGTCCGTTGTTTCGTGGCCTGCCGATCACGCTGCTGATGGCAGGCAAGGAACGCCAGGACGCACCCAAGCAGCTTGATTGGGCAAAAACCACCTTGGAGGCCGCAGGCTATGAAGTCACGGCCCTACTGACTCCTGGTGACGCGGAAACCGTGATTGCGACGGCAGTGAAGGAACAGGCCATCGACATGCTCATCATGGGCGCGTTCGGCCACTCACCGCTACGCAGCCTGTTGTTTGGGAGCAAGACCGCTGACCTGCTCCGCTCTTCGACCATTCCCACACTCTTGTTGCGGTAA
- a CDS encoding VOC family protein: MRNQHGQFIWYELLTDNCDAALSFYRAILGWQTSDSIQPGMGYRILRAHDEDSGESHDIAGLMALSDDMKRGGVRPVWLGYICVDDVDQCLTRILANGGQLQMPATNIPQVGRIAMVTDPDGAPFYVMRGLSDEASLAFAFDKPRVGHCAWNELVTPDPEAAKTFYFSEFGWSKDGELDMGPMGRYEFIRHNGVIGALMPAPEEMPMPMWQYYFRCADIDDACETILQNKGQILHGPDEIPGGDFTVAGIDPQGARFALVGSRRA; the protein is encoded by the coding sequence ATGCGCAACCAACACGGCCAGTTTATTTGGTACGAATTATTAACCGACAACTGTGATGCGGCACTTTCTTTTTACCGTGCGATACTCGGCTGGCAGACAAGCGATAGCATTCAGCCGGGGATGGGCTACCGAATTCTCCGCGCCCACGATGAAGACAGTGGAGAATCTCACGATATCGCCGGTCTTATGGCGTTGTCCGACGACATGAAACGGGGCGGTGTCAGGCCCGTATGGTTGGGCTATATATGCGTGGACGATGTCGATCAATGCCTTACCCGCATTCTTGCCAATGGCGGACAACTGCAAATGCCGGCGACGAATATTCCGCAGGTCGGGCGTATCGCCATGGTGACCGACCCTGATGGTGCACCATTTTATGTAATGCGAGGCCTTAGTGATGAGGCCAGCTTGGCCTTTGCCTTCGACAAGCCCCGCGTCGGCCACTGCGCGTGGAATGAACTAGTCACCCCTGACCCCGAAGCAGCGAAAACCTTCTACTTCTCGGAGTTTGGCTGGAGTAAAGATGGCGAGCTGGATATGGGGCCGATGGGTCGCTACGAATTTATCCGTCACAACGGCGTAATCGGTGCCCTGATGCCTGCGCCTGAAGAAATGCCCATGCCCATGTGGCAATACTATTTTCGCTGCGCAGATATCGATGATGCTTGCGAGACTATCCTTCAAAACAAAGGGCAAATTCTGCACGGCCCCGATGAAATTCCCGGCGGAGATTTCACCGTCGCAGGTATCGACCCACAGGGGGCACGCTTTGCTCTCGTCGGCTCTAGGCGAGCGTAG
- a CDS encoding RNA polymerase sigma factor yields MTLRSVEQGITTIYREESRRVLATLIRLLQGNFDLAEEAMQDAFVAALAQWQRDGIPDNPRAWLISTGRFKAIDRIRKSNRQDHHLQEFAYTLEAESPTELLVDDDTIEDDRLRLIFTCCHPALAVEARIGLTLREVCGIPTEAIAAAFLVPVPTLAQRIVRAKNKIRDAAIPYEVPEPEELAARLETVLAVIYLVFNEGYSASSGAALIRRDLTAEAIRLGRLLYDLLPHTEVIGLLSLMLLHDARRAGRTNVSGDLIPLEEQDRTLWNREQIREGCDLVEQALRTGAHGVYSLQAAIAAVHAEAPTAADTDWAEITGLYDVLLRINPSPVVELNRAAALAMRDGPEAGLQAIDNIMKLKDLKRYYLLHAARADLFRRLGQPQDAIRCYQQALDLTQQEPERRFLQQRLSKLLHK; encoded by the coding sequence ATGACACTCCGTTCTGTTGAACAAGGTATTACAACAATCTACCGCGAGGAATCGCGGCGGGTGTTGGCCACCTTAATCCGTCTATTGCAAGGAAATTTTGACCTTGCAGAGGAAGCCATGCAAGACGCGTTTGTCGCGGCCCTTGCACAGTGGCAACGCGATGGCATTCCCGACAACCCCCGGGCCTGGCTAATCTCTACCGGGCGTTTCAAAGCTATCGACCGGATACGAAAAAGCAATCGTCAGGATCATCACCTGCAAGAGTTCGCCTACACCCTAGAGGCCGAATCTCCAACCGAACTACTGGTCGACGACGACACTATTGAGGATGACCGCCTGCGATTGATTTTTACCTGCTGTCACCCCGCGTTGGCAGTAGAGGCCCGGATCGGCCTGACGCTTAGGGAAGTATGCGGCATACCAACGGAGGCCATTGCCGCTGCCTTCCTGGTACCGGTACCGACACTGGCCCAAAGAATTGTGCGGGCAAAGAACAAAATCCGCGATGCAGCGATCCCCTACGAAGTTCCTGAACCCGAAGAGCTGGCTGCGCGGCTGGAGACGGTACTGGCGGTCATTTATCTCGTCTTCAACGAAGGCTATTCCGCCTCCAGTGGGGCCGCGTTAATCCGGCGGGATTTAACCGCCGAAGCAATACGTCTGGGCAGGCTGCTGTACGACTTGCTTCCCCACACCGAAGTGATCGGTCTGCTTTCCCTGATGTTGCTACACGATGCCCGTAGAGCCGGTCGCACCAATGTTAGTGGCGACTTAATTCCGCTAGAAGAGCAGGATCGCACACTGTGGAACAGAGAACAGATCCGCGAAGGCTGTGATCTGGTGGAACAGGCGCTCAGAACAGGGGCGCATGGTGTGTATAGCTTGCAGGCCGCTATCGCCGCCGTGCACGCCGAGGCGCCCACGGCAGCAGATACCGACTGGGCGGAAATCACCGGACTCTACGATGTTCTGTTGCGCATCAATCCTTCACCAGTCGTGGAACTTAACCGCGCCGCCGCGCTAGCCATGCGCGATGGGCCTGAGGCCGGCCTTCAAGCCATCGATAACATAATGAAACTCAAAGACTTAAAGCGCTATTACCTGTTACACGCTGCCCGGGCGGACCTGTTTCGCCGACTGGGACAGCCGCAGGATGCGATCCGCTGCTATCAGCAGGCACTAGACCTCACCCAGCAGGAACCGGAGCGACGCTTTCTGCAACAGCGCCTGAGCAAACTGCTACATAAATAA
- a CDS encoding glutathione S-transferase family protein gives MPELFGHPFSSYTWKALIALYENDTPFTFQMIDPDHQENVQRILTLSPQGKFPVLIDGEREICESSMIIEYLQHYYPGQVALLPPDKEQAITVRMFDRFFDNYVMTPTQHIVNDFMRIPSYRDTLTVNSAKAMLQQTYGWLNKHLQNTQYACGDAFTLADCAAAPSLFYADWVHEIGQEHTHLRRYRTRLLTRPSVERCVDEARPYRSLFPPGAPNRD, from the coding sequence ATGCCCGAGCTGTTTGGTCATCCATTTTCATCCTATACGTGGAAAGCGCTGATCGCGCTGTATGAAAACGATACCCCTTTTACCTTTCAAATGATCGACCCCGATCATCAGGAAAATGTTCAACGTATTCTTACGCTGTCACCCCAGGGGAAATTTCCCGTGCTTATCGACGGCGAGCGTGAAATATGTGAATCCTCAATGATTATCGAGTACTTACAGCATTATTATCCCGGACAGGTAGCGCTATTACCCCCAGATAAAGAGCAAGCGATAACAGTACGTATGTTTGACCGATTCTTCGACAATTATGTGATGACGCCAACCCAACACATCGTTAACGATTTTATGCGTATCCCCTCTTATAGGGATACGCTGACGGTGAATTCAGCAAAGGCGATGCTGCAACAAACCTATGGCTGGCTGAACAAGCACCTCCAAAATACCCAATACGCCTGCGGAGATGCGTTCACTCTTGCCGATTGCGCCGCCGCGCCCTCATTGTTCTACGCCGACTGGGTGCATGAGATAGGCCAAGAACATACACATTTACGCCGTTACAGAACACGGCTTCTGACGAGACCAAGTGTTGAGCGCTGCGTCGATGAAGCGCGCCCCTATCGCTCACTGTTTCCACCCGGTGCTCCCAACCGAGACTAA
- a CDS encoding VOC family protein, whose amino-acid sequence MSGMIFVNLPTIDLKASIAFYQALGFDNNPQFTDDTAACMIWSDTINVMLLTHNKWREFTSRPIPPSTSSEVMLCVSLSSREAVDNMNEAAAAQGGTADINPTQDHGFMYSRAFSDPDGHIWEAIWMAPEAINSEEKNS is encoded by the coding sequence ATGAGCGGAATGATTTTCGTCAATCTACCCACTATCGACCTGAAAGCGTCAATCGCTTTCTATCAGGCCCTCGGCTTTGACAACAATCCGCAATTCACCGATGACACGGCCGCCTGCATGATATGGAGCGACACGATTAACGTCATGTTGCTCACCCACAATAAATGGCGCGAGTTCACCAGCCGCCCAATCCCACCCTCCACTAGCAGCGAAGTAATGCTCTGCGTGTCACTCAGCAGTCGCGAGGCCGTCGACAACATGAATGAAGCTGCGGCAGCCCAGGGCGGGACAGCGGACATCAATCCCACACAAGACCATGGATTTATGTATAGCCGCGCCTTCTCCGATCCAGACGGCCATATATGGGAAGCCATTTGGATGGCCCCTGAGGCAATCAACTCTGAGGAAAAAAATTCTTAA
- a CDS encoding phosphoglucosamine mutase: protein MVRKYFGTDGIRGKANEGAMTAETALRVGMAAGRVFRRGDHRHRVVIGKDTRLSGYMLEPALTAGFTSMGMDVFLFGPLPTTYRKNKRPFHPSPTALDRS from the coding sequence ATGGTGCGCAAATATTTCGGCACAGACGGTATTCGTGGCAAAGCCAACGAAGGCGCGATGACGGCGGAAACCGCCTTGCGCGTCGGCATGGCGGCTGGCCGTGTCTTTCGTCGCGGTGACCACCGCCATCGTGTCGTGATCGGCAAGGATACGCGCCTGTCGGGCTATATGCTTGAACCCGCGCTCACAGCCGGTTTCACCTCGATGGGCATGGACGTATTCCTTTTTGGCCCGCTGCCGACAACGTATAGGAAGAATAAACGCCCTTTTCACCCAAGTCCAACAGCTTTGGACCGCAGTTGA
- a CDS encoding SulP family inorganic anion transporter produces MMKSLRQDWLSNVRHDLLAGIVVALALIPEAIAFSIIAGVDPKVGLYASFCIATVIAFAGGRPGMISAATGAMALLMVMLVKEHGLQYLLAATVLTGVLQIIAGWLKLGALMRFVSRSVITGFVNALAILIFMAQLPELTNVTWHVYAMTAAGLGIIYLFPYATKAVPSPLVAIVALTIVAIVLGIDIRTVGDMGQLPDSLPIFLLPDVPLNLETLGIIFPVSATLAVVGLLESMMTASIVDDLTDSNSNKNRECVGQGVANIASGFLGGMAGCAMIGQSVINVKSGGRGRLSTLAAGVFLLLMVVFIGDWVSRIPMAALVAVMIMVSIGTFNWASIRDLRKNPKSSSVVMLATVAVTVSTHDLAQGVLVGVLLSGFFFAHKVGQILRVTSRAEDEGRTRTYTVTGQVFFASAERFVNAFDYKEVIEKVRIDVSRAHFWDITAVSALDKVVIKFRREAAEVEIIGLNEASTTMVDKFAVHDKDGADDILMGH; encoded by the coding sequence ATGATGAAATCTTTACGCCAGGACTGGCTATCCAATGTCCGGCACGACCTACTAGCGGGCATCGTTGTCGCGCTGGCCCTGATTCCCGAAGCGATTGCCTTCTCAATCATTGCAGGCGTTGACCCCAAAGTCGGCCTGTATGCCTCTTTCTGTATTGCCACCGTGATCGCCTTCGCAGGCGGGCGGCCCGGCATGATCTCGGCCGCCACCGGCGCGATGGCGCTGCTGATGGTCATGCTGGTCAAGGAGCACGGCTTGCAATACCTGCTGGCCGCCACGGTGCTGACTGGCGTGCTTCAGATCATTGCCGGCTGGCTCAAGCTCGGCGCGCTGATGCGCTTCGTTTCCCGGTCGGTCATCACCGGCTTCGTCAACGCGCTGGCCATCCTGATCTTCATGGCGCAATTGCCCGAGCTGACCAACGTCACTTGGCACGTCTATGCCATGACGGCGGCTGGCCTTGGGATCATCTACCTTTTCCCTTACGCCACCAAAGCGGTGCCTTCGCCTTTGGTTGCCATCGTAGCGCTGACGATTGTTGCCATTGTCCTGGGCATCGACATTCGGACTGTCGGCGATATGGGCCAGTTGCCCGATAGCCTGCCGATCTTCCTGCTGCCCGATGTGCCGCTGAACCTGGAAACCCTCGGGATCATCTTCCCTGTGTCGGCGACCCTTGCGGTCGTCGGCCTGCTCGAATCCATGATGACGGCTTCCATCGTCGATGACCTGACCGACTCCAACAGCAACAAGAACCGCGAGTGCGTGGGCCAAGGTGTGGCCAACATCGCCTCCGGCTTCCTGGGCGGCATGGCGGGTTGCGCCATGATCGGCCAGTCGGTTATCAACGTGAAGTCCGGTGGTCGAGGACGACTCTCCACGCTGGCCGCCGGCGTGTTTCTGTTGCTGATGGTCGTGTTCATCGGCGACTGGGTTTCCCGCATCCCAATGGCTGCATTGGTTGCGGTGATGATCATGGTCTCCATCGGCACCTTTAACTGGGCTTCAATCCGCGACCTGCGCAAGAACCCCAAAAGCTCCAGCGTCGTCATGCTGGCAACCGTGGCCGTGACCGTTAGCACGCATGACCTGGCGCAAGGCGTGCTGGTCGGCGTGTTGCTGTCGGGCTTCTTTTTCGCCCACAAAGTGGGCCAGATTCTCCGCGTAACTTCGCGCGCCGAGGACGAGGGGCGCACCCGCACTTACACCGTGACAGGGCAGGTGTTCTTCGCTTCGGCAGAACGCTTTGTCAACGCCTTCGATTACAAGGAAGTCATCGAGAAGGTGCGCATTGATGTGAGCCGCGCCCACTTTTGGGACATCACCGCCGTCAGCGCCTTGGACAAAGTGGTCATCAAGTTCCGGCGCGAGGCCGCCGAGGTGGAGATCATCGGACTGAACGAGGCCAGCACCACGATGGTGGACAAGTTCGCCGTGCATGACAAAGACGGTGCCGACGACATTTTGATGGGCCACTGA
- a CDS encoding IS91-like element ISCR2 family transposase encodes MPHVAARTASRDRDTGRYQSHRPEQTLLYQIVDEYYPAFAALMAEQGKELPGYVQREFEEFLQCGRLEHGFLRVRCESCHAEHLVAFSCKRRGFCPSCGARRMAESAALLVDEVLPEQPMRQWVLSFPFQLRFLFASRPEIMGWVLGIVYRVIATHLVKKAGHTHQVAKTGAVTLIQRFGSALNLNVHFHMLFLDGVYVEQSHGSARFRWVKAPTSPELTQLTHTIAHRVGRYLERQGLLERDVENSYLASDAVDDDPMTPLLGHSITYRIAVGSQAGRKVFTLQTLPTSGDPFGDGIGKVAGSSLHAGVAARADERKKLERLCRYISRPAVSEKRLSLTRGGNVRYQLKTPYRDGTTHVIFEPLDFIARLAALVPKPRVNLTRFHGVFAPNSRHRALVTPAKRGRGNKVRVADEPATPAQRRASMTWAQRLKRVFNIDIETCSGCGGAMKVIACIEDPIVIKQILDHLKHKAETSGTRALPESRAPPAELLLGLFD; translated from the coding sequence ATGCCTCATGTGGCGGCCAGGACGGCCAGCCGGGATCGGGATACTGGTCGTTACCAGAGCCACCGACCCGAGCAAACCCTTCTCTATCAGATCGTTGACGAGTATTACCCGGCATTCGCTGCGCTTATGGCAGAGCAGGGAAAGGAATTGCCGGGCTATGTGCAACGGGAATTTGAAGAATTTCTCCAATGCGGGCGGCTGGAGCATGGCTTTCTACGGGTTCGCTGCGAGTCTTGCCACGCCGAGCACCTGGTCGCTTTCAGCTGTAAGCGTCGCGGTTTCTGCCCGAGCTGTGGGGCGCGGCGGATGGCCGAAAGTGCCGCCTTGCTGGTTGATGAAGTACTGCCTGAACAACCCATGCGTCAGTGGGTGTTGAGCTTCCCGTTTCAGCTGCGTTTCCTGTTTGCCAGCCGGCCCGAGATCATGGGGTGGGTGCTGGGCATCGTTTACCGCGTCATTGCCACGCACCTGGTCAAGAAAGCGGGCCATACCCACCAAGTGGCCAAGACGGGCGCGGTCACCCTGATCCAGCGTTTTGGATCGGCGCTCAATCTGAATGTTCACTTCCACATGCTGTTTCTCGACGGTGTGTATGTCGAGCAATCCCACGGCTCAGCGCGTTTCCGCTGGGTCAAGGCGCCGACCAGCCCAGAGCTCACCCAGCTGACGCACACCATCGCCCACCGGGTGGGTCGCTATCTGGAACGGCAAGGCCTGCTGGAACGGGATGTCGAAAACAGCTATCTGGCCTCGGATGCGGTGGATGACGACCCGATGACACCCCTGCTGGGGCACTCGATCACTTACCGTATCGCTGTCGGTTCACAGGCGGGGCGAAAGGTGTTCACTTTGCAAACTCTGCCGACCAGTGGTGATCCGTTCGGTGACGGGATTGGCAAGGTAGCCGGGTCCAGCCTGCACGCCGGCGTGGCGGCCAGGGCCGATGAACGCAAGAAGCTCGAACGGCTGTGCCGGTACATCAGCCGCCCGGCGGTATCCGAGAAGCGGCTGTCGTTAACACGAGGCGGCAACGTGCGCTACCAGCTCAAGACGCCGTACCGGGACGGCACCACGCACGTCATTTTCGAACCATTGGATTTCATTGCAAGGCTGGCCGCCCTGGTACCGAAGCCCAGAGTCAACCTAACCCGCTTCCACGGGGTGTTCGCACCCAACAGTCGGCACCGGGCGTTGGTCACGCCGGCAAAACGGGGCAGGGGCAACAAGGTCAGGGTGGCTGATGAACCGGCAACACCAGCACAACGGCGAGCGTCGATGACATGGGCGCAACGGCTCAAGCGTGTTTTCAATATCGACATCGAGACCTGCAGCGGCTGCGGCGGCGCCATGAAAGTCATCGCCTGCATTGAAGACCCTATAGTGATCAAGCAGATCCTTGATCACCTGAAGCACAAAGCCGAAACCAGCGGGACCAGGGCGTTACCCGAAAGCCGGGCGCCACCGGCTGAGCTGCTCCTGGGTCTGTTTGACTGA
- a CDS encoding VOC family protein yields MINVKTQLMFQGKAQEAIDLYSSIFKEFNVGTIVHYGEGEEMSAGAFKLAEASFAGHDLLIFNSPPVHDFSFTPSMSIVVDFDTIEELETAFSKLSEKGQVMMPLDNYGFSKQYAWVADRFGVSWQLNLPQ; encoded by the coding sequence ATGATTAACGTCAAAACTCAGCTTATGTTCCAAGGCAAGGCACAGGAAGCCATTGATCTTTACTCGTCGATTTTCAAAGAATTTAACGTTGGCACTATCGTGCACTACGGTGAGGGTGAGGAGATGTCAGCAGGTGCGTTTAAGCTGGCTGAGGCATCCTTCGCCGGCCACGACTTGCTTATTTTTAACAGCCCGCCAGTGCACGACTTTTCCTTCACGCCGTCCATGTCGATCGTTGTGGATTTCGATACCATCGAAGAACTTGAAACCGCATTTTCCAAACTGTCGGAGAAGGGACAGGTCATGATGCCACTGGATAACTATGGGTTCAGCAAACAATACGCGTGGGTTGCCGATCGTTTTGGCGTGTCCTGGCAGCTTAATCTTCCTCAGTAG
- a CDS encoding SRPBCC family protein: MSDQPETGTVRLHRVLPAPVERVYKAFIDKQALEYWLPPYGFTGVIDNIDVREGGGYHMSFTNFSTGSSHSFTVEYIELLPKQRIRHTDRFDDDELPGEIQVTINFKAVSCGTEIQIVQAGIPSQIPVESCYLGWQESLAQLSKLVGPEIPDHS, encoded by the coding sequence ATGTCAGACCAACCAGAAACCGGCACTGTCCGGCTGCACCGGGTACTGCCCGCCCCCGTAGAGAGAGTCTACAAAGCCTTTATCGACAAACAGGCACTGGAATACTGGCTGCCGCCATACGGGTTTACCGGCGTCATCGACAACATCGATGTCCGCGAAGGTGGCGGTTACCACATGTCCTTCACCAATTTTTCTACTGGCAGCAGCCATTCCTTCACGGTGGAGTATATCGAGCTGCTGCCTAAGCAACGCATTCGTCACACTGATCGTTTTGACGATGACGAGCTTCCCGGTGAAATACAGGTCACCATCAATTTCAAAGCGGTGTCATGCGGCACCGAGATACAGATCGTGCAGGCAGGCATTCCCTCACAGATCCCCGTCGAAAGCTGCTACCTTGGCTGGCAGGAGTCTCTAGCGCAACTCAGCAAGTTAGTTGGTCCCGAGATTCCTGACCACTCTTAA